Genomic DNA from Niabella ginsenosidivorans:
CTGAAGCAGCTTACGCTCGCTTAATTGCGTTTCAGGGTCTATAATACGAATGGAGTCAATGTCGTTACCAAACAGCTCCACGCGATAGGGCTTATCGTTCCCGAAGGAATAAATATCCAGGATACCGCCCCGCAACGCAAACTGTCCGGGCTCATACACAAAATCGGTGCGCTCAAAGCCGTATTTATCCAGCTTTAACAGCAGTTCCTCAGTGTTCAGCTGATCTGCCGTTTTCAGATGAATGATGTTTTCAGCAAGCGCAGCGGATACGACCACTTTTTCAAACAGCGCGTCCGCGTAGGTCACCAGCACTTTTTTATTGCCGCCACCGGCAAGTTTTGTCAGTGCTTCCGTGCGCAGCATTACGTGCGATGCGTTCAGCAACTGGTAATTCCTTGCTGTTTTAAAAGAAGAGGGGAAATAAAATATATCGAGTGCCCCGGTTATATTTTCCAGGCTGTTCTGAAAATATGCCGCGTCTTCCGGTTCGTTCAGAATAATAACGTGGTTGAGCTTTGGCGTATTGGCCATACAGGCGGCTACGATAAACTGGGAGGCGCTGCCATGTACACCGGAAAGGGCCAGATGGCCGGGTTGAAGCAAAGAAAGTTCGTTCGCTATTTGTAAACAGCGGGGGTCTTCACTATAAAAATTCTTCAACACTTCCGTTTGCATCGGGGCGCAAAGATACAACGAGTTTTAGAAAATGCAAGAGCTCCTGCTGTATGAAAACCGGTAACGATGCAATGGCATCAATGATCAGCAGACGGATTATTAAAAAATATTGATCCCGGTGATTGCATACCCACCTGATAAATTGTTTATCTTACAATGCATTATATGCAGGCTTCTTCTCCGTTTATTATTGTACTGGCCCTTTCGGCGGGCACAGGCCTTATTGTTCTTTTGAGCGCGCGGTACAAAATGCACCCGTTCTTTTCCCTGCTTACAGCCTGCTTTGTTACGGGCTGGCTGGGCGGCCTGGAGCCGGAGGCCCTGCTTACTGTTATGAAAGAGGGCTTTGGAAAAATAATGAGCTCCCTGGGCTTTATTATTGCCGTGGGCACTGCATTGGGAATGGTATTGCAGGTGAACGGCGCTACAACAGCAATGGCTAATGCCATTATCAGGCGTGTGGGCAACAAGCGGTCCATTCTTGCTATGAGCCTTACGGGCTTTATTGTTGGGCTTCCCATTTTCTGCGATTCAGGGTATGTGGTGTTAAACGGCCTGAACCAGTCTATGACCCGCAAAACCGGTATGGGGGTTGCTGCTATGAGCACAGCAATGGCTACCGGCTTGTATGTGGTACATTGTTTTATTCCGCCTCATCCCGGCATTACCGCTGCTGTGGGCACTTTAAATGCCAGCTTTGGAAAGATAATTGTTTACGGGTTCCTGGTGGCGGTCCCTGTTATGCTGACCGGTTATTACTGGGCGGTGCGGGCGGGTAAAAAGATTCCCCAGACTGATACAGCAGCGGATACTGTTATGGAACAGGCAACCGGTAATAAGCCGCTGCCCCGGGCATTGCCTGCATTTATTCCGGTAATAGTGCCTGTTTTACTGATTGCGCTGAGGGCCCTTGCCGCCGGTTTTTCTTTTTGGGGAAACGAGATCATTGAGCAGCTCTTAGTCATTGGCGATCCGGCTGTTGCCCTGGTAATCGGGCTCATACTGGCCCTGTGCATTTCCCCGAAGTGGAAGCCGGGCGAACTGGGAAAACTTATCCACCACGGGTTGGAGAAGGCAGGGGGTATACTGGTAATTATTGGTGCAGGCGGGGCTTTTGGAATGGTCATTAATGCATTGAAGATACAGGACTACCTGGCAAAAACAGAAGGGCTGCATGCTTTGGGCCTGTTCTTTCCCTTTTTGGTGGCAGTGATCTTAAAAACGGCGCAGGGCTCTTCCACTGTAGCTGTTCTTACTGCAGCCTCCATCGTGCTGCCTTTTTTGCCCGGGCTGCACCTGGATGGTGAAAACGGGCGGGTTATTGCGGTGTTGGCCATGGGCGCGGGATCTATGGCTGTATCTCATGTAAATGATGCCTATTTTTGGGTGATCACCAATTTCTCCGGACAGGAGTTGAAACAGGTGTTAAGAGTGTATAGCATGGCTACGGTCTTTATGGCCGTTGTGGGCATCCTTTCCGTATATCTTTTGTCATTAATGATCTTGTAAATGAAGCTTGTAATAGCCCCCAACGCTTTTAAGAACAGCCTGCCTGCCACAGCGGCAGTTGAAGCCCTGAAAGAAGGCTTGCTGCAGAGTGGTCTTAAAGGTGAACTGGTTTGCTGCCCCGTGGGAGATGGTGGCGATGGTACGGGAGAACTGTTGCGGCAATTTTTTAAGGCCGAGGTTTTATTGCATAAAGTAAAAGACCCGTTGGGCAGGATGATAGAAGCGCCCCTCGGATGGATTCCGGAAACAGGAACCGCTATTATTGAAATGGCGGATGCTGCCGGGTTGCGCCTGTTGCAGCCGGAGGAATATGCTCCGCTATACGCTACTACAGCGGGTTGCGGGCAACTGATAAAAAAGGCGCTTGATAAAGGCGCTGCCGAAATCTTGCTTTGTATTGGCGGAAGCGCCACGGTAGACGGAGGCACAGGCATTTTAAGTGAACTGGGGATTGTTTTTAAAGACAAGGCCGGCCGGCGTTTGCAACGGTTGCCGGCTGATCTGCCGCAGCTTTATGGAATAGAGCAGCAGGAGCTGGATCTGCGGGTACTTCAAACCAATATCGTTATACTTTGTGATGTCCAAAACAGGTTGCTGGGCACAGATGGCGCGGCGGCTGTTTTTGGACCGCAAAAAGGGGCCACCACCGGGGATGTACTGTTACTGGAAAAAGCGCTTCAGCGGTTCAATAGGGTCACAGAGCAAACCACTGGTGTTACTATGAATGACCTGGACCACAGCGGTGCTGCGGGTGGTGTGGCCGCAGCGCTCTGTGCTTTTTGCAGGGCAAAGCCTGTGGAGGGAATCGCTTATTTTTTGGAGAAAATAAATTTTAAGCAGCAGTTAGTGCGGGCGGATTGGGTCGTTACCGGTGAAGGCATTATTGACGGGCAAACGCTGAAAGGTAAAGCTCCCTTTGGTGTGGCAAAGATGGCAAAGGAGCAGGGCTGTAAGGTGATCGGCGTTGCCGGCAGGGTTCCTGCATCATCTGATAATGTGCTGGGCAATTATTTTGACCGGCTTCTTTCCATTAATGAAATAGCGGTTCCGCTGGAAGTGGCTATCCGCAACACCAGGATCAATCTGATAAGGGCAGGCATAAAAATAGGAAAATGGCTCAGGGCGGAAGCCGGTGACAGAAAGGAATGACCTGTTTTAGTAAAAAAAGGTATCTTACAAAGAAAAAAGATGCCCCTTACCTGGCTTAAAGGAACGATTGTAAAAATTATTGAAGAAACGTACAATACCCGCCGGTATTTTATTGAGGTGCCGGAACTGGAGTCTTTTGATTTTGTTGCAGGCCAGTTTGTTACTATCGATTGCCCGATTCATGAAAAGCCGAATAAGCGCTGGCGCAGCTATTCCATTGCCAGCGCGCCCGATGGTACTAATGTATATGAACTGGTGATTGTGCTGGTAGAAGATGGTCTGGCCACACCCTGGATGTTCAGTACCTGGAAGGTGGGGACGGAAATCCTGTTCCGGGGGCCACAGGGAGTATTTACATTAAAAGAAACGCATTTGCAGAATGATCTGTTTCTGGTTTGTACCGGAACGGGCATTGCTCCGTTCCGGAGCATGCTGCACTGGCTGTTGCGTGAAAATGTACCTCATAAAACTATTTACCTGATCTATGGATGTCGTTCCCAAAGAGACCTGCTGTATTATGAGGAAATGAAAACGCTGCAACTGGAGTATTTTCATTATATCCCCACCCTGTCCAGGGAAGAATGGGAGGGGCGAACGGGCTATGTACATGCTATTTATGAAGAGCACTCGGGCGGGAGGCCCGGCAGCAACTTTTTTTTATGTGGCTGGAAGAATATGATTGAGGAAGCCCGCCAGCGCATTGTACAGCTGGGTTTTAATAAAAGCGCCATCCATTTTGAGCTGTACGGATAAGTTATTTTGTTTTAGCCGGTAAAGAGATTCTTTATTATATTTGCCACCCATTTTGGCCCGGTAGTTCAATGGATAGAATAGGAGTTTCCTAAACTCTAGATACAAGTTCGATTCTTGTCCGGGCTACAGTAGATAATTGATAATGAATTAGTTATATAAATTTGTTGTCATTTTTGTTGTTTTTTTTAGTTGGCCTGACCCTATCAAGAACTCTTAGTTTAAAAATCAAACAGTGTTTTGATCTTTACCTCTAACGCCTGACTAAGTGCTACTGCTGTTTTCAAAGTGGGATTTGTGCGGCCCCTTTCGATTCTGGAGATTGCAGTTTTTTCTACGTTGCATGCCACCGCCAAATCCAGTTGGGACATTTTTCTCCTTTCGCGGAGTTTTTTCACCTTCTGTCCAAATAATTTTTGATATTCGGTAATGGGCGTTGACATTTATGTCAATGTTATTCATTAAGTTTGCGCATGTGGTAAACATATATGTCAATACCTGAATTAATTGCTGCTTGGATGGCCTGTACGATTTACGGATAACCGTAAAATAACCTTAAAACTATCCTTTAAAATTGTCAATCGAAATAAACATATAAGAAAATGAAACACTTATTCGCAACACTGCCGCTTTTTCTATTTGCTATCTTAGCCCAAAGCCAGGTAACTAATGAATCCTTACAGGGCCTGAAACTAAACGATGCCAACCGGGCTATAATAAAGGATGGATATACTTTATCCAATGGATGGCACATCCAGCCGGGCGATACCCTGTACTTAGGCAAAGGCACACTCTCTAACAAAGCTTTTGCGTCTATCTATCAATCTAAGACCAGCTTTGCTGCAATGGGCGGCACTCTTAATGACAAAATGAATGGGCAGAATAGCTTAAAGCCAGGTCAGGCGACCAGAGTAATTGTAAAACGATTGCAGGTGATAGGTTCCAAAAGAGGTGGATATACGGCAATAGCTGTTGTTGGTGCTGGTATGATCGGGTACAATTACTGGGTTGAGTTGGATAATGCGGTGGAATCTGGCGAAGTTAAAACACCTGCTCAATACGCATCATCGAAGCAGACTGAAACGGATAAACCAATCACCAGTGCTGCTGACGAACTTAAAAAGTATAAAGAATTGTTGGATTCTGGCGCCATCTCAAAAGAGGAGTATGAGGCTGCTAAGAAGAAACTATTAGGTAATTAAAATCTTTTAATACATTTAATATGGGTCAATATACAGCTCTAACTGTGTTTATAGTCATTATAGGTGGGGTCATTTATTTTTGTTATTCCCGGTATCAAAATTTCGCCCGGATACATAAATCTTACTATGCCGCTTTGGAATCAAAAAATAAGGCAGAAGCAATTCGTTATGGACGCAAGTATTATAGCATGACACTAAGAGGTCGGGATAAATTAACGGCAATAGAAATGAAGATAGCTAATGATCTGAAAATATATGATATAGAATAGGAGGTGCATTTAGGAAGTCATATTTGTCCCAATCGTCTGATAGCATTTTGGATTTGTCTTTCTGAAAAACGTACACCGCTTTGCGCTGCAACTGCTCTTATGGTACGTTCCCAATATGCAGGATTACATTGTTTTGAATTCCCTACGTATTTATTAGGCAAGCCAAGTGCAACCTTGGCCTTGGAGACAATACAGGGAGACAGTTGTTTATTATTATCGTACCGCATATTATTTGCCGTGTTTACTATTAAAAAATTCTCCCCCATTTTTATCTTCAACATACACTTCACCCTTATCATCAAGACAAACTACAATAGAAATATCCTTATTAGCCCCAACGAGAACAGTAGTTGAATCAGATACGTTTATCCATCCGTTCTTGGCCTTTTTTTGCATGGTAATATCTTTCTTGAAATTACGTAGTTTTTTTAATAACCCATTCAGTAAGCCCGGCCGAGATAGTCAGTTCTGATACCTTATCCACGAGATAAAGATTCACCTTGTTGTCTTCTTGTTCAGGAATTCTATTCAACGTAGAAACAAAAGTATGTACCACGTAGAAAAACCTATCATAGTTATTCATCAGCTCAAATTTTTTTAGATAATCCTGAAACTCATGGATGTTGGATTGGGCTTTAATCTGAACTATAGCCCGTTCCCCGGTAACCGGCGCAAAAAGATCCAGATCTAAGGTCTTTTGTGTTTTACCGGTATCGCTTACCCTTTGCCAGCCCGCCTGCCGGAAAATCAAATCCACCAAGGTTTCAAAGTCCTTCCATTGCAGGTTTTGGATTAGGAGTGTGAGCTTGGTTTTCAGATTAGCCAACGCCTGTTCTACTTCCACTACCTCCTGCATTTGCTCCCCGTTGATTTTGGCCAGCGCATACTTGTGTTCAATAACGGAGCAAATAGTGCCCCGAAAGCCCTGTGTTTTCAAAAGCTTACCGCTAATGTTGCCGGATAGCAGGAGGTTACCGTTGATGTCTTTATCTGACCACGAACCAATAACGGGCCGGGTCTTTGTTTTATCATCCCAAAGGGTGATTTCCGGGTTGGAAAAGCACCACCAAAGTTTATTGGCGTAAAAAGTTATCCAAAGCGTATCAGGCCCTTCCTCATAGAATTGCTTTACCTGGTTAGTGTGGCTGGTGGCAACGAAAGACTTAGCTCCGGCTTCTGTGGTAAAATAGTTATGTACCTTATCCCATTGCTGGGTTATGCAAAACTGATGATCTACCTCCCGGTAACCAAGTCGAAGGGTGTTGTTTTCAATACATTCCTTTTCATACTGGCCAGATTGTCCGAGTTTAATAGAGAGAACCCGTTGCGCGTAGATTTGTTCCATTCCTTTTAAGCAGTTTAGTAAATCCAAATCTACGGAATTAGCCAATAGAAAAAACCAAGCTCCAAAAATGAATCGGGCCTGATCAGGAACCTGCATAAAAGCGCGTAAAGACGTTTTTATAAAAACCGGTTTTACGGCTTTTATAAACGAATTGCTGGTATAAATGTATGGAAGGGTACATTTATACCAGCAACAAAAAGGGGCCGCCCAAAAGAGCAGCCCGTTCGATTTTTTAACCGGTTAAATTTTTATGCATCTAAGTCGGCCAACTGCTTCTGCAGGTTGTCCAGTTCTTCCTGCCTTTGCTCATCTTCAGCGACCTTTTTTGCTACATCAGGATCCAATCCGGGCTTCTTTTTTAGTTCATTAATTTTTGCCTGTAAGGCTTCGGCCTCCGCTTGCTTGCGCCGTTGCTGCTCTATGGCCCGCGGCAGTTCGGCAGCAACCCCTTTTTTAACAGCCTCCGCGATAATTTCCTCCTGCGTTTTAACCGGTTGGTCGAATAGCTGTCGTTCACTTGAGCGCACCTGCATCATCAAGGTCTGATAATCAAAATCAGAGAGGTATGCGCGTTTGCGGGCGTCCATTTCACTGGGCCTTTTAGTAAAAGTCTCCCTTTGCAATTCATTGGCGAATTGAAAATTTCCCAGCCATTCCTCCTTCAGCTTTTTGTAGGTGGTTTCAGCCGCCGTTAGCTTGGCCCGTAATTCAGCTATTTCTTTTACGTTATCTGACTTGGCAGCTGCCAACTTTAGGGTCTGCACGTAAGTCGAGAATGAAGAGAGGTCGGTGCGCTCGATGTCGGCGCCAACCAAGTTTAAATGTTTCAATTTCATTTTGTTGAAAATTTAGTTGTGAAAAATTATTGTTTGCTATTGTTTATTCTGATCCGAACTACATTCAGCCCGGGTTCAGGTGCCGGTACAGGTTCATCGTCTATCAAAAAACGGAGCCGTACTGATCCGTCCGGGGCTGTATTAGTCTGTAGGGGATCTGGTTTATTCATTAATGCCAGTAGCTGATTTGCCTTAGTG
This window encodes:
- a CDS encoding GntP family permease, whose protein sequence is MHYMQASSPFIIVLALSAGTGLIVLLSARYKMHPFFSLLTACFVTGWLGGLEPEALLTVMKEGFGKIMSSLGFIIAVGTALGMVLQVNGATTAMANAIIRRVGNKRSILAMSLTGFIVGLPIFCDSGYVVLNGLNQSMTRKTGMGVAAMSTAMATGLYVVHCFIPPHPGITAAVGTLNASFGKIIVYGFLVAVPVMLTGYYWAVRAGKKIPQTDTAADTVMEQATGNKPLPRALPAFIPVIVPVLLIALRALAAGFSFWGNEIIEQLLVIGDPAVALVIGLILALCISPKWKPGELGKLIHHGLEKAGGILVIIGAGGAFGMVINALKIQDYLAKTEGLHALGLFFPFLVAVILKTAQGSSTVAVLTAASIVLPFLPGLHLDGENGRVIAVLAMGAGSMAVSHVNDAYFWVITNFSGQELKQVLRVYSMATVFMAVVGILSVYLLSLMIL
- a CDS encoding glycerate kinase, with product MKLVIAPNAFKNSLPATAAVEALKEGLLQSGLKGELVCCPVGDGGDGTGELLRQFFKAEVLLHKVKDPLGRMIEAPLGWIPETGTAIIEMADAAGLRLLQPEEYAPLYATTAGCGQLIKKALDKGAAEILLCIGGSATVDGGTGILSELGIVFKDKAGRRLQRLPADLPQLYGIEQQELDLRVLQTNIVILCDVQNRLLGTDGAAAVFGPQKGATTGDVLLLEKALQRFNRVTEQTTGVTMNDLDHSGAAGGVAAALCAFCRAKPVEGIAYFLEKINFKQQLVRADWVVTGEGIIDGQTLKGKAPFGVAKMAKEQGCKVIGVAGRVPASSDNVLGNYFDRLLSINEIAVPLEVAIRNTRINLIRAGIKIGKWLRAEAGDRKE
- a CDS encoding ferredoxin--NADP reductase, producing the protein MPLTWLKGTIVKIIEETYNTRRYFIEVPELESFDFVAGQFVTIDCPIHEKPNKRWRSYSIASAPDGTNVYELVIVLVEDGLATPWMFSTWKVGTEILFRGPQGVFTLKETHLQNDLFLVCTGTGIAPFRSMLHWLLRENVPHKTIYLIYGCRSQRDLLYYEEMKTLQLEYFHYIPTLSREEWEGRTGYVHAIYEEHSGGRPGSNFFLCGWKNMIEEARQRIVQLGFNKSAIHFELYG
- a CDS encoding helix-turn-helix domain-containing protein, encoding MSTPITEYQKLFGQKVKKLRERRKMSQLDLAVACNVEKTAISRIERGRTNPTLKTAVALSQALEVKIKTLFDF
- a CDS encoding SHOCT domain-containing protein; the encoded protein is MKHLFATLPLFLFAILAQSQVTNESLQGLKLNDANRAIIKDGYTLSNGWHIQPGDTLYLGKGTLSNKAFASIYQSKTSFAAMGGTLNDKMNGQNSLKPGQATRVIVKRLQVIGSKRGGYTAIAVVGAGMIGYNYWVELDNAVESGEVKTPAQYASSKQTETDKPITSAADELKKYKELLDSGAISKEEYEAAKKKLLGN
- a CDS encoding restriction endonuclease, translated to MEQIYAQRVLSIKLGQSGQYEKECIENNTLRLGYREVDHQFCITQQWDKVHNYFTTEAGAKSFVATSHTNQVKQFYEEGPDTLWITFYANKLWWCFSNPEITLWDDKTKTRPVIGSWSDKDINGNLLLSGNISGKLLKTQGFRGTICSVIEHKYALAKINGEQMQEVVEVEQALANLKTKLTLLIQNLQWKDFETLVDLIFRQAGWQRVSDTGKTQKTLDLDLFAPVTGERAIVQIKAQSNIHEFQDYLKKFELMNNYDRFFYVVHTFVSTLNRIPEQEDNKVNLYLVDKVSELTISAGLTEWVIKKTT